A region from the Chlorocebus sabaeus isolate Y175 chromosome 27, mChlSab1.0.hap1, whole genome shotgun sequence genome encodes:
- the HS3ST1 gene encoding heparan sulfate glucosamine 3-O-sulfotransferase 1 — protein MAALLLGAVLLVAQPQLVPSRPAELGQQELLRKAGTLQDDVRDGAAPNGSAQQLPQTIIIGVRKGGTRALLEMLSLHPDVAAAENEVHFFDWEEHYSHGLGWYLSQMPFSWPHQLTVEKTPAYFTSPKVPERVHSMNPSIRLLLILRDPSERVLSDYTQVFYNHMQKRKPYPSIEEFLVRDGRLNVDYKALNRSLYHVHMQNWLRFFPLRHIHIVDGDRLIRDPFPEIQKVERFLKLSPQINASNFYFNKTKGFYCLRDSGRDRCLHESKGRAHPQVDPKLLNKLHEYFHEPNKKFFELVGRTFDWH, from the coding sequence ATGGCCGCGCTGCTCCTGGGCGCGGTGCTGCTGGTGGCCCAGCCCCAGCTAGTGCCTTCCCGCCCCGCCGAGCTGGGCCAGCAGGAGCTTCTGCGGAAAGCGGGGACCCTCCAGGATGACGTCCGCGATGGCGCGGCCCCGAACGGCTCTGCCCAGCAGCTGCCGCAGACCATCATCATCGGCGTGCGCAAGGGCGGCACGCGCGCCCTGCTGGAGATGCTCAGCCTGCACCCCGATGTGGCGGCCGCGGAGAACGAGGTCCACTTCTTCGACTGGGAGGAGCACTACAGCCACGGCCTGGGCTGGTACCTCAGCCAGATGCCCTTCTCCTGGCCACACCAGCTCACGGTGGAAAAGACCCCCGCGTACTTCACGTCGCCCAAAGTGCCTGAGCGAGTCCACAGCATGAACCCGTCCATCCGGCTGCTGCTCATCCTGCGAGACCCGTCAGAGCGCGTGCTATCTGACTACACCCAAGTGTTCTACAACCACATGCAGAAGCGCAAGCCCTACCCGTCCATCGAGGAGTTCCTGGTGCGCGACGGCCGGCTCAACGTGGACTACAAGGCCCTCAACCGCAGCCTCTACCACGTGCACATGCAGAACTGGCTGCGCTTCTTCCCGCTGCGCCACATCCACATTGTGGACGGCGACCGCCTCATCAGGGACCCTTTCCCCGAGATCCAAAAGGTCGAGAGGTTCCTGAAGCTGTCGCCGCAGATCAATGCCTCGAACTTCTACTTTAACAAAACCAAGGGCTTTTACTGCCTGCGGGACAGCGGCCGGGACCGCTGCTTACATGAGTCCAAAGGCCGGGCGCACCCCCAAGTAGATCCCAAACTACTCAATAAACTGCATGAATATTTTCATGAGCCAAATAAGAAATTCTTCGAGCTTGTTGGCAGAACATTTGACTGGCACTGA